From Streptomyces sp. SAI-135:
ACCCGGCTGATGCGGGGCCTGGAGAAGAAGCTCAAGGCGGGGGTCGGCAAGGCGCCCACCCGTGAGGTGAAGGTGCCCGAGCCGGTCGGAGGTGGTGTCTGATGGAGTGGGACTGGAGCGCCGTGGGCGACTTCATGCCGCAGTTCTGGGACGGTCTGCTGGTCACCCTGCAAGCCCTCGCCCTGGGCTCGCTGATCTCGTTCGTGCTCGGCCTGGTGTGGGCGCTGCTGATGCGTGCGCCCTCGCGGTTCGTGCGCTGGCCGGTCGGGGTGGTCACGGAGTTCGTGCGCAACACCCCGCTGCTGGTCCAGCTGTTCTTCCTCTTCTACGTGCTGCCCGAGTGGGGCGTGACCCTGTCCGCGCTGACCACCGGTGTCATCGGGATCGGGCTGCACTACTCGACGTACACCATGCAGGTCTACCGGGCCGGTATCGAGGCGGTGCCCGCCGGCCAGTGGGAGGCGGCGACCGCGCTGAACCTGCCGCGGGTCAGGACCTGGCAGGTGGTGATCCTGCCGCAGGCGATCCGCCGGGTCGTGCCCGCCCTCGGCAACTACGTGATCTCGATGCTCAAGGACACTCCGATGCTGATGGTCATCACGGTCCTGGAGATGCTCGGCGAGGCGCGGCTGTTCGCGCAGGAGCACTTCCAGTTCACCGAGCCGCTGACCGTGATCGGTGTGGCCTTCATCGTCATCTCCTATCTGGCCTCCCTTCTCCTGCGATCCCTGGAGCGACGTCTTGTCCGCTGACACTCCCCTCATGAAGGAACCCGACGCGAACACCAACCCGCCGGTGGACGGCAGCGAGCTGATCCGCTTCGAGGACGTGACCAAGCGCTTCGGGTCCAACACGGTCCTGGACCGGCTGAACTTCTCCGTCGACTCCGGCAAGCACGTGACGCTGATCGGGCCCTCCGGGTCCGGCAAGACCACGATCCTGCGGATGCTGATGACGCTGACCAAGCCCGACGAGGGCACGGTCACCGTCGACGGCGAGAAGCTGTTCCCG
This genomic window contains:
- the ehuD gene encoding ectoine/hydroxyectoine ABC transporter permease subunit EhuD — translated: MEWDWSAVGDFMPQFWDGLLVTLQALALGSLISFVLGLVWALLMRAPSRFVRWPVGVVTEFVRNTPLLVQLFFLFYVLPEWGVTLSALTTGVIGIGLHYSTYTMQVYRAGIEAVPAGQWEAATALNLPRVRTWQVVILPQAIRRVVPALGNYVISMLKDTPMLMVITVLEMLGEARLFAQEHFQFTEPLTVIGVAFIVISYLASLLLRSLERRLVR